The region TACCCAGAGCCTTGTACAACGGTGGAACCATTTTCTTCAAAAACATTTCCACGAACTGCACCAACGCCGCAATGACCAGAATGAAGACGATGGTCTGCAGGTAGGCAAGGTGAAAAGGAATCAGGACAAATTTCTGGATGAGAAAGGTGAACATCGTGGCCATGATGGTCACGAAAATTACGGCACCGCCCATCCCGATCGACACGCTTTTTTCCTTGGAACAGCCCAGATAGGGACAGTTGCCGAGGTATTGGGCCAAAACTATGTTGTTGACAAAGATGGCCGAGATAAAAAGCAGAAAAGTATCCATAAGCCGTCACTCCCGTTGTTAGCCCTTGGCTGCTTCAAGCCGTTCCAGCTTTTTTTGGTTGACGATTTTTTCCAGGCCCTTGCAGGCAGCGCACCCGGAACAACCAGCATCGAAATTGGGATCCAGGACAACACCCTTGCGTTTGGCCTGCCAGGCAGTCAGAAAATTCATGCCTGCGAGAATGAGCCCGAGGCAGACAAACGCTCCGGGCGCCTGGACCATGAAGGTGAAAGGCTGAAAGTCCGGTCCGAACAGATTAACTCCGAACAGGGAACCGGCACCGAAGGTCTCGCGAATGCCCCCCAGGAAAGTCAGGGACAAGGTGAAACCGATGCCCATCCCCAACCCGTCGGCCAGGGCCAGATGGGGGGGATTCTTGGCGGCGAACGCTTCAGCCCGGCCAAGGATGATGCAGTTGACGACGATAAGGGGAACAAAGATGCCCAGCTGCTGGTAAAGCGGATATGCAAATGCCTGCATGAGAAGTTCCACGGTAACGACCAGGGAGGCGGAAATCGCGATGAAACAGACGATGCGCACCTTTTTGGGAATGATGTTGCGCACCAGGGAAATGATGAAGTTGGAAAGAGCGAGAACGAAGATGACCGCGGCACCCATGCCAAGACCATTGTTGGCGGTATTGGTGACGGCCAAGACAGGACACAAACCCAGCACCAAGCGGAACGGAGGAAGTTCATTCCACAGTCCTTTGGTGAATTCTTTCATTAAACTGGCCATAAAAATTCTCCTTGGGATGATCGCTAGCCGACTACCACGTGGTTTTGATCGTATCCTTGAGGGCCGCATACCATCCGGCGGCCTGCTTCACAGCATCAGCCGCGGCAATGGATGAGAATGTCGCGCCTGAAATGGCGTCGATGTCGCCGCCATCCTTTTTAAGGGCGGCTTTCGCCGGATCCTTGGCCTTGAACTGTTTGGTAAAGGCAGGTTCCTGAATGCGCGAACCAAGCCCGGGCGTTTCCTTGTGGGTGGTGACGCTGATTCCGACGAGATTATCCGCTGCAACGTCAAACCCGACGATCACGTTCACGTCGCCGCCATAACCTTTTCCGGACGCTTCCATGGCCACGGCCTGCAATTTGCCACCCTTCAGGGAGGGGAAGACGATAATGGTCTCGTCTTCATTGCCGGGCATGGGCAATTTCTTGCGATCGGCAATGGGATCATTGTCGCCCTGCAAAAAAATCTGCTTCAAAGCCGGGCCCTGGACATTGGTCAGGACCTGTTCCTCGATGATGGGAGTAGTCCAGACCTTGAGCCCGGAGAGGACGAAACCCGCAAGACCGGTGATGGCGGAAAGCACAACCACCATTCGTACAATTTCCATCATACCGTGCTACCTCCCGCCGAAGGGCTTGGGTTGAATAAGATCAAAAAGCGGCGTGCAGAGATTTGCCAGCAAAATCGCAAAGGGCACGCCATCGGGATAGATGCCATACGTGCGGATGATGATCACCATCACACCGCCGAAAAAGCCGAACAGCAACATCGGCAAGCGCCACGTTGGGGAGGAAGACGGATAAGGCATCAGGAAAAATGCCGCCAGCAGGGTGCTACCGGAAAGCAGGTGAAAGACCGGGGATGCGTAAAGCTGGGGATCGATGAAATTGTAGACAAACCCAGCCACTAGAACACCGGCCAGAAAGGATACCGGAATGAACCAGCGCACCAGCCCTCTGGACATGAGGTAGGCTCCTCCGATGACGATCATCAGAGCCTGGGACGCGCCCAGGGCCCCGAGATTCTCTCCCAACAGAAGGCTCATGGGAGTGACCGAGGAGATGGCATCAAGGCCGAAGTACTTGAGTTCGCTCAATGGTTCGATGAGGTCCCATTTGAGAAGCATCCCGTTCAGGTCAACGAGATCCGGCCAGGAGATGGCCAGCACGGCCCAACCCAGAGCCGGAGCGCAGACCGGACTGCCGCCATATCCGCCGAAGACCATGCGCCCGAGGATGACCATGAACGCGGTCCCGAGAATGACCATCCACGCAGGGGCAGTGGCCGGAAGCAAGAAGGCAAAGAGCAGACCATCCACCAGTGCGCTGAAATCGTCAGAGGTCGGCGCCTGCTTCATGAGCTTCTGCACGACGGCTTCCGTGACCACGGCGGTGAACCCGGCCCACGCCATGACCACTACCGCATCATAACCGTAACGATACACAGCCATCGCCACCACCGGCAAAATTGCCAGCAGCGTATGAAGCATGTTTTTTTGTAGTGTTGCTCCGGAATGCCACAGCGGAGCCGAAGCAACGGAATACATTTTCTTTGAAATATCCTGGCTTGCCATGTGTTTTTATCCTTCCTTGTTCATGACTGATTGAAACGACGCGGGAAGCATCAGTCCTGCAATCTGCATGTAGACACTGCTTCGTCCTGAGCTGCCAACTGCTTCTTGGCAAGAAGCAGATACTGCATCACGGGACGATTGGCCGGACACACGAAAGTACACATGCCACATTCAAAACAAG is a window of Desulfomicrobium macestii DNA encoding:
- a CDS encoding electron transport complex protein RnfA is translated as MDTFLLFISAIFVNNIVLAQYLGNCPYLGCSKEKSVSIGMGGAVIFVTIMATMFTFLIQKFVLIPFHLAYLQTIVFILVIAALVQFVEMFLKKMVPPLYKALGIFLPLITTNCAVLGVAILVQRKEYDFVTSLLYAVAAGTGFMLALVLLAGIRERFEITRIPRAMRGVPIGLVMAGLMSLAFMAFKGMIA
- the rsxE gene encoding electron transport complex subunit RsxE, with amino-acid sequence MASLMKEFTKGLWNELPPFRLVLGLCPVLAVTNTANNGLGMGAAVIFVLALSNFIISLVRNIIPKKVRIVCFIAISASLVVTVELLMQAFAYPLYQQLGIFVPLIVVNCIILGRAEAFAAKNPPHLALADGLGMGIGFTLSLTFLGGIRETFGAGSLFGVNLFGPDFQPFTFMVQAPGAFVCLGLILAGMNFLTAWQAKRKGVVLDPNFDAGCSGCAACKGLEKIVNQKKLERLEAAKG
- the rnfG gene encoding RnfABCDGE type electron transport complex subunit G; the protein is MMEIVRMVVVLSAITGLAGFVLSGLKVWTTPIIEEQVLTNVQGPALKQIFLQGDNDPIADRKKLPMPGNEDETIIVFPSLKGGKLQAVAMEASGKGYGGDVNVIVGFDVAADNLVGISVTTHKETPGLGSRIQEPAFTKQFKAKDPAKAALKKDGGDIDAISGATFSSIAAADAVKQAAGWYAALKDTIKTTW
- a CDS encoding RnfABCDGE type electron transport complex subunit D, with amino-acid sequence MASQDISKKMYSVASAPLWHSGATLQKNMLHTLLAILPVVAMAVYRYGYDAVVVMAWAGFTAVVTEAVVQKLMKQAPTSDDFSALVDGLLFAFLLPATAPAWMVILGTAFMVILGRMVFGGYGGSPVCAPALGWAVLAISWPDLVDLNGMLLKWDLIEPLSELKYFGLDAISSVTPMSLLLGENLGALGASQALMIVIGGAYLMSRGLVRWFIPVSFLAGVLVAGFVYNFIDPQLYASPVFHLLSGSTLLAAFFLMPYPSSSPTWRLPMLLFGFFGGVMVIIIRTYGIYPDGVPFAILLANLCTPLFDLIQPKPFGGR